Below is a window of Bacteroidota bacterium DNA.
CGGTGGTTCTGCACCACGATACATGTAATGGACGTAGACAGCAACTCAGCCGGAGTGATCACCGTCGCTCCATGGATGTACCCGGTCTCGATGACCGAGACGAGTCGGTCTCTGGTCGCGGCCCAGGTCAGCGAGTCGGGTGGGCAGTCGTCGATCGGAGCCAAGCGTTGGACAAGTCGCGATCCTGCACCCACGATCCGCCCACCAATGGCGGCGGCAATTTCTGAGGCACAGCGTGTCATGGAGCTCTCCTCCCCTCGGCCTGGAGCATGTGTTCCAGACCTGCGCGGAAGCTCCAACGCGGCTCGAACCCGAGCAGCCGCCTGGCCTTGGAGATGTCGAGCACGAACCGCATGGGATCGAAGGGACGAATGGGCCGTCGGTCCACCTCGCCACGGTAGCCGGTCAGCTCCGCGAGGATGGCGACGGCCTCGTCGGTCGTAGTCGCCTCGCCGGTGCCGATGTTGAACCGTTGGTCGATGTGCTCGGTCTCGAGTGCAAGCAGGTTTGCCCGAGCGATGTCCTCGACGTAGGCGAAGTCATTCGACTGCGGTCCACCGTAGAGAACCGGAGCCGCGCCGCGTGCGATGCGCGTGAGGAAGCTGTCGATCAGTCCACCGTGCCACTTGAGCGGCCCGTAGAGGTGTGAGTAGCGGAGCACGACGTGGGGCACATGGTAGCGGCCGATTATCTCCTCTCCGAGTGCCTTCGATCGGCTGTAGTGACTGTTCGAGCCGATGACCGGGTGGTCCTCGGTGATCGGCGTGTTCCACACCGGCATGTAGACGCTTCCGCTCGAGGCGTGGACCACCCTCTCCACCCCGACCTCCTGGGCGACGCCGAAGAGGACGGCGACGCCGCCGACGTTGACGCGGTACGCTTCCGGAGGGTCCTCGTCGGCGTGCAGGAACCGAGACACCGCGGCGAGATTGAGCACCTTGCATCCTGGCTCGAGCACGTCTCGGAGGTCGCCCGCCCGGCAGATGTCCTGTCCGTCTACCAGGTCGAAGCAGAAGACCTCGTAACCAGCCTCCTCGATCAGCGGGATGGTGTGGTGCGCCACAAAACCCCGCCCGCCTGTCACTACGACTCGTCCTTTGTTTGTCACCTGAAACCTCCGTCCAGCGACTCCACGGCCGCCCCGTCGAGAACCTGTCTGAGCTGGCCCATAACCGTCCGCACCTGGGCCTCACACGTGTACCTTTGGAGCACCAGCTCGGCAGCCCGGTCAGCGATCGCCCGTCGCTCGTCCTCGTGCTGGAGATAGTGATAGATCTTTTCCATGA
It encodes the following:
- a CDS encoding NAD-dependent epimerase/dehydratase family protein; this encodes MTGGRGFVAHHTIPLIEEAGYEVFCFDLVDGQDICRAGDLRDVLEPGCKVLNLAAVSRFLHADEDPPEAYRVNVGGVAVLFGVAQEVGVERVVHASSGSVYMPVWNTPITEDHPVIGSNSHYSRSKALGEEIIGRYHVPHVVLRYSHLYGPLKWHGGLIDSFLTRIARGAAPVLYGGPQSNDFAYVEDIARANLLALETEHIDQRFNIGTGEATTTDEAVAILAELTGYRGEVDRRPIRPFDPMRFVLDISKARRLLGFEPRWSFRAGLEHMLQAEGRRAP